A single Chaetodon trifascialis isolate fChaTrf1 chromosome 18, fChaTrf1.hap1, whole genome shotgun sequence DNA region contains:
- the cdk8 gene encoding cyclin-dependent kinase 8 has translation MDYDFKVKLTGERERVEDLFEYEGCKVGRGTYGHVYKAKRKDGKDDKDYALKQIEGTGISMSACREIALLRELKHPNVISLQKVFLSHADRKVWLLFDYAEHDLWHIIKFHRASKANKKPLQLPRGMVKSLLYQILDGIHYLHANWVLHRDLKPANILVMGEGPERGRVKIADMGFARLFNSPLKPLADLDPVVVTFWYRAPELLLGARHYTKAIDIWAIGCIFAELLTSEPIFHCRQEDIKTSNPYHHDQLDRIFNVMGFPADKDWEDIKKMPEHSTLMKDFRRNTYTNCSLIKYMEKHKVKPDSKAFHLLQKLLTMDPIRRITSEQAMQDPYFLEEPLPTSDVFAGCQIPYPKREFLTEEEPEDKADKKNQQQQQGNNHTNGAGHTGNPDNSHAQGPPLKKVRVVPPTTTSGGLIMTSDYQRSNPHAAYQNPGPSTSLPQSSMGYSSTSQQPPQYSHQTHRY, from the exons ATGGACTATGATTTTAAAGTGAAACTGACCGGCGAAAGAGAGCGTGTCGAGGACCTGTTTGAGTACGAAGGATGCAAAGTGGGAAGAGGCACCTACGGTCATGTATACAaggcaaagagaaaagatgg GAAGGACGATAAGGACTACGCCCTCAAGCAGATTGAAGGCACTGGCATCTCCATGTCGGCATGCAGAGAGATTGCA ctgctgCGGGAGCTGAAGCACCCCAATGTCATCTCACTGCAGAAGGTTTTCCTGTCACACGCAGACCGTAAAGTATGGCTGCTCTTTGACTACGCCGAACATGATCTCTGG CACATTATTAAGTTCCACAGAGCGTCCAAGGCCAACAAGAAGCCACTTCAGCTGCCTAGAGGGATGGTCAAGTCTCTGCTCTACCAGATCCTGGATGGCATCCATTACCTCCACGCCAACTGGGTCCTCCACAGAGACCTT AAACCAGCTAACATTTTAGTGATGGGGGAAGGGCCAGAAAGGGGTAGAGTAAAGATTG CGGACATGGGGTTTGCCCGTCTCTTCAATTCACCGCTGAAGCCTTTAGCCGATCTCGACCCCGTGGTGGTCACCTTCTGGTACAGAGCACCTGAACTACTGCTTGGGGCTCGGCACTACACCAAAGCCATCG aCATCTGGGCGATTGGCTGCATTtttgcagagctgctgacatcTGAGCCCATATTCCACTGTCGCCAGGAGGACATCAAGACCAGTAACCCTTACCACCATGACCAACTGGACCGCATCTTTAATGTCATGGGCTTCCCTGCAG ATAAAGACTGGGAGGACATCAAAAAGATGCCAGAACACTCCACGCTGATGAAAGACTTTAGGAGGAACAC atacacaaactgcagccttaTAAAGTACATGGAAAAACATAAAGTCAAACCAGACAGCAAAGCATTCCACTTG ctgcagaagcTGCTGACCATGGACCCCATCCGTAGAATCACATCTGAGCAGGCCATGCAGGACCCCTACTTTTTGGAGGAGCCCTTGCCCACCTCTGA tgtgtttgcaggctgcCAGATTCCCTACCCCAAGAGGGAATTCTTGACAGAGGAGGAACCAGAGGACAAGGCAGACAAA aagaaccagcagcagcaacagggaAACAACCACACGAATGGGGCTGGGCACACTGGTAACCCTGACAACAGCCACGCCCAGGGCCCGCCTCTGAAGAAGGTGCGAGTTGTCCCTCCCACCACTACCTCAGGTGGCCTCATCATGACCTCAGATTACCAG CGCTCCAATCCACATGCTGCCTACCAGAACCCTGGACCAAGCACATCACTGCCCCAAAGCAGCATGGGATACTCCTCTACCTCCCAACAGCCTCCCCAGTACTCCCACCAGACCCACCGCTACTGA
- the rnf6 gene encoding E3 ubiquitin-protein ligase RNF6: MDPPGGGDERRRQAERLRREEAYYHFINELSEEEYRLMRDSNLLGTPGEVTAEELRQRLDGAKERMSSQPRTEQRSQTADSGEQQGSSGDGEERGAGGRRGPGATEPGAEASNGDSLLEWLNTFRRTGNATRSGQSGNQTWRAVSRTNPNSGEFRFSLEININHDQPEPGEHSDAADTAELPVTAPNTTSPSIRTASSFSSPRPSATSRPTPYPTPRPALSRRMQTRRTRSSTTTLSMSPPALPAPVAAPAAAQRRGATLHSLAPPPTLPNPPVDQTTPSQQALDAEVEQSSDDMSASIDCPRVSPQSVSQAPAVGQESRGSRTRSRGRARRAVAGGGISSRLSRRSRSPLHRIPVATTITPSSSGVSASSIHTVEPGNGTSSISMETGEAIAEPAALTELAAETGERESESHLTGSGSSAVRRHPTIMLDLQVRRIRPGENRDRDSIASRTRSRARVAENTVTFESDSGGFRRTISRSERAGIRTYVSTIRIPLRRISETGLGEPNSTALRSILRQIMTGFGELSSLMETEADSEAVAPSQTDASSTVSNTSPASRLHTNESAAGQVGTGVVDQERLGLVGSEEDQGGQARLGGGVVSTTEGRATSRDTNNLVENGTLPILRLAHFFLLNDEEDDEHPRGLTKEQIDNLSTRTYGQASLEGEMGRACSVCINDYAQGNKLRRLPCSHEFHIHCIDRWLSENNTCPICRQPILAVHHD, translated from the exons ATGGACCCTCCTGGTGGGGGAGACGAACGGCGGAGGCAGGCAGAGCGTCTTCGACGGGAGGAAGCATACTATCACTTTATTAATGAACTGAGTGAAGAGGAGTACCGCCTGATGAGAGACAGCAACCTGCTTGGCACTCCTG GGGAGGTAACTGCTGAGGAGCTCCGGCAGCGTCTTGATGGAGCAAAAGAGCGCATGTCATCTCAGCCCCGTACTGAGCAGCGCTCGCAGACTGCTGATTCCGGAGAACAGCAGGGGAGCAgtggtgatggagaggagagaggtgcTGGAGGGAGACGAGGGCCAG GGGCTACAGAGCCTGGAGCAGAAGCTTCTAATGGTGACTCATTACTGGAGTGGCTGAACACTTTCAGACGCACTGGTAATGCTACTCGCAGTGGGCAGAGTGGCAACCAGACATGGCGTGCTGTCAGCCGGACCAACCCTAACAGTGGAGAATTTCGCTTTAGCCTGGAAATCAACATCAACCATGATCAGCCAGAGCCCGGGGAGCACAGCGACGCTGCGGACACTGCAGAGCTGCCAGTGACTGCCCCAAATACAACTTCACCCTCTATACGCactgcttcctctttctccagCCCTCGTCCGTCAGCCACGTCAAGGCCAACCCCGTATCCCACCCCCCGCCCAGCCCTTAGTAGGAGGATGCAGACACGGCGTACACGCAGCAGCACTACCACTCTTTCTATGAGCCCCCCTGCACTTCCTGCACCAGTGGCTGCTCCAGCCGCTGCTCAGAGGAGAGGTGCCACTTTGCACTCTTTAGCACCTCCTCCCACTCTTCCCAACCCTCCTGTTGATCAAACTACACCTTCACAACAAGCCCTGGATGCAGAAGTAGAGCAGAGCAGTGATGATATGTCTGCTTCTATAGACTGTCCCCGTGTGTCACCCCAGTCTGTATCTCAGGCCCCGGCAGTGGGACAGGAATCACGTGGCAGTCGGACTCGATCACGTGGTCGTGCACGCAGGGCGGTAGCTGGGGGTGGGATTTCATCCCGCTTATCAAGGCGAAGCCGTTCCCCCTTGCACAGAATACCTGTCGCCACTACCATTACACCATCAAGCAGTGGTGTCAGTGCCTCTAGCATTCATACCGTTGAGCCAGGTAATGGCACAAGTTCCATTTCCATGGAAACAGGGGAGGCTATAGCAGAACCTGCAGCTTTAACAGAGCTGGCTGCAGAGACAGGAGAACGTGAGAGTGAATCACATTTAACAGGATCAGGAAGTTCCGCGGTGCGACGGCACCCAACCATCATGCTGGACCTGCAGGTGAGAAGGATTCGACCTGGTGAAAACCGCGACCGGGACAGCATCGCCAGTAGAACGCGCTCACGTGCCCGCGTTGCTGAGAATACTGTCACATTTGAAAGTGACAGTGGTGGATTTAGACGCACCATCTCCCGCTCTGAGCGAGCTGGGATCCGCACCTATGTGAGCACTATCCGGATTCCGCTGCGGCGCATCAGTGAGACAGGCCTGGGGGAGCCCAACTCCACTGCCCTGCGTTCCATCTTGCGCCAGATCATGACTGGATTTGGGGAACTGAGCTCCCTAATGGAGACAGAGGCTGATTCTGAAGCTGTCGCACCTAGCCAAACAGATGCTAGTAGTACAGTTAGTAACACTAGTCCAGCTAGTCGTCTGCATACAAATGAGAGTGCAGCTGGCCAGGTTGGTACAGGTGTGGTAGATCAGGAGAGGCTGGGGCTGGTAGGAAGTGAGGAGGACCAGGGTGGACAGGCCAGGCTCGGAGGAGGGGTAGTGAGCACCACAGAGGGACGGGCCACCAGCAGAGACACCAACAACCTGGTAGAAAATGGCACTCTACCCATCCTGCGGCTTGCACACTTCTTCTTGCTCAAcgatgaggaggatgacgaaCACCCTAGGGGCCTAACCAAGGAGCAGATTGACAATCTATCCACACGTACCTATGGTCAGGCCAGCCTGGAGGGGGAGATGGGTCGTGCATGCAGTGTCTGCATCAATGATTATGCCCAGGGCAACAAGCTGCGTCGCTTGCCCTGCTCCCATGAATTCCACATCCACTGCATCGACCGTTGGCTATCCGAAAACAACACCTGCCCCATCTGCAGGCAGCCCATACTCGCGGTGCATCATGACTGA